From the genome of Bradyrhizobium elkanii USDA 76, one region includes:
- a CDS encoding serine hydrolase, with protein MRQWLTVRIAAVLLVVAVGALGIARADSDMDAQIGDIVTTELAPTATAADPGGLAAAVYAGGRVAFFNYGFADAAAKRPVTPDTLFNLASLRKLFEATLVALGTERGELRLDDPVTKYLPELHGDYVSRITIGELVNHTSGLLLPTDHPPWPVGTFSRDQFIAMLNVWTPPAGEQPGKQRIYSHAGYVLLQLVLERRYDMPIATLIGSRILKPLGMTSTFVPDRSEDDRATMAPEMMRRVVQGYSHDGTAIGQPGNQQRYYDFPGTGQMFSSARDLGILLGACLDGAVIDPELRAALQMTEHESFRVDEKFGQAMAWEHVRLDGVTVIDKPGGLNNASAYVGLVPARRLGIVLLANRGDYPHEIARYRILPALARL; from the coding sequence ATGAGACAATGGCTCACCGTCCGGATCGCGGCCGTCCTGCTCGTCGTCGCTGTTGGCGCGCTTGGCATCGCGCGTGCGGATTCCGACATGGATGCGCAGATCGGGGATATCGTCACGACGGAACTCGCGCCGACCGCGACTGCGGCCGACCCGGGCGGTCTCGCCGCGGCGGTCTATGCCGGCGGCCGGGTCGCCTTCTTCAACTACGGTTTCGCTGACGCAGCGGCGAAGCGACCGGTTACCCCGGACACGCTGTTCAACCTCGCCTCGTTGCGTAAGCTGTTCGAGGCGACGCTGGTCGCGCTCGGCACGGAGCGTGGTGAATTGCGGCTGGACGATCCCGTCACGAAATATCTGCCCGAGTTGCATGGCGACTACGTCAGCCGCATCACCATCGGCGAGCTCGTCAATCATACGTCAGGCCTGCTGCTGCCGACCGACCATCCGCCATGGCCGGTCGGCACCTTCAGCCGCGATCAGTTCATCGCGATGCTCAATGTATGGACTCCACCGGCGGGCGAACAGCCGGGCAAGCAGCGCATCTACAGCCATGCGGGCTATGTGCTGCTGCAACTGGTGCTGGAGCGGCGCTATGACATGCCGATCGCGACGTTGATCGGGAGCCGAATCCTCAAGCCGCTCGGCATGACGTCGACCTTCGTTCCGGACCGCAGCGAGGACGACCGTGCGACGATGGCGCCCGAGATGATGCGGCGTGTGGTTCAGGGCTACTCCCACGACGGCACGGCGATCGGTCAGCCCGGCAATCAGCAGCGCTATTATGATTTTCCGGGCACCGGCCAGATGTTCTCATCGGCGCGCGATCTCGGCATATTGCTGGGCGCCTGCCTCGACGGCGCGGTGATCGATCCCGAATTGCGCGCGGCCTTGCAGATGACCGAACATGAGAGCTTTCGCGTCGACGAAAAGTTCGGCCAGGCGATGGCGTGGGAGCATGTGCGGCTGGACGGCGTCACCGTGATCGACAAGCCGGGCGGTCTCAATAACGCCTCAGCCTATGTCGGGCTGGTGCCGGCGCGCAGGCTCGGCATCGTGCTGCTCGCCAATCGCGGCGACTATCCGCACGAGATCGCGCGCTACAGAATTTTGCCGGCGCTCGCGCGACTTTAG
- a CDS encoding DUF417 family protein → MNLSFNIAEQGEGPYRPLAILRWVMVVIFVSFGMQKFTLQSAQGIAQFISNSPFVSWLSMFGLRGEAYVLGVTEFGIAVLLAAGAFSPLLSAIGSLMGVITFAVTWSFFFTTPGVVKWSLSTDPMAWNLAGEFLFKDIVLLCVYLVLLLASLPRSIVRSRAT, encoded by the coding sequence ATGAATCTGTCGTTCAACATCGCCGAACAGGGCGAGGGGCCTTATCGTCCGCTCGCGATCCTGCGCTGGGTCATGGTCGTGATCTTCGTGTCGTTCGGCATGCAGAAATTCACACTGCAATCGGCGCAAGGCATCGCGCAGTTCATCAGCAACAGTCCTTTCGTCTCGTGGCTGTCGATGTTCGGCCTCCGGGGCGAGGCCTATGTGCTCGGGGTCACCGAGTTCGGCATTGCGGTGCTGCTCGCCGCCGGCGCGTTCAGCCCGCTTCTCTCAGCGATCGGCTCGCTGATGGGTGTCATCACCTTCGCGGTGACGTGGTCGTTCTTCTTCACGACTCCCGGGGTGGTCAAATGGAGCCTGTCGACCGATCCGATGGCCTGGAACCTGGCCGGCGAGTTCCTGTTCAAGGACATCGTGCTGCTCTGCGTCTATCTCGTGCTGCTATTGGCGTCGTTGCCGCGGTCGATCGTCCGCTCGCGCGCCACATAG
- a CDS encoding TetR/AcrR family transcriptional regulator: MARTRSENYDEIQQGILTTACGLFARQGYMRASIADLADACKLSRGALYHYFDSKEAILFAILDAHIREMIADVEAAMVEKATTLEQFRAAIQAIVALNARSSDEQRVILNDLSFLGETEQDAIKALERQLVDTVSDLLVKLDKEGKIVKRTKKIYSMMLFGILNFSHTWYDPKGGIDPGEFADMVVDLFLYGFTMPVPAKDAARPLRQRA, translated from the coding sequence ATGGCGCGGACGCGCTCAGAGAATTACGACGAGATTCAGCAGGGCATTCTCACCACCGCCTGCGGCCTGTTCGCGCGGCAGGGCTATATGCGTGCCTCGATCGCCGACCTTGCGGATGCCTGCAAGCTGTCGCGCGGCGCGCTGTACCACTATTTCGATTCCAAGGAAGCGATCCTGTTCGCGATCCTCGACGCCCATATCCGCGAGATGATCGCCGACGTCGAGGCCGCGATGGTTGAAAAGGCGACGACGCTGGAACAGTTCCGCGCCGCGATCCAGGCCATCGTCGCGCTGAATGCGCGCTCGAGCGACGAGCAGCGCGTGATCCTCAACGACCTCTCGTTCCTCGGCGAGACCGAGCAGGATGCGATCAAGGCGCTGGAGCGCCAGCTCGTCGACACGGTCTCGGATCTTCTGGTCAAGCTCGACAAGGAAGGCAAGATCGTCAAGCGGACCAAGAAGATCTACAGCATGATGCTGTTCGGCATCCTGAACTTCAGCCACACCTGGTACGACCCGAAGGGCGGGATCGATCCAGGGGAGTTCGCCGACATGGTGGTGGACCTGTTCCTGTACGGCTTCACCATGCCAGTGCCGGCAAAGGACGCCGCGCGGCCGCTGCGCCAGCGCGCCTGA
- a CDS encoding phytoene desaturase family protein, with protein sequence MDSQRIDAVVIGAGAGGLCAAARLAHGGLHTLVVDDKDRLGGRASTEEIDGFKVNIGAIAIEFGGVFEETFHTVGAPLDIRAPEPASSFFIDGKVIDVGRGGWSLLLGQLTKQASRILEKFADARSGNLPDGRQSTEDWLKGYTSNATVHALFRNLCAAIFACNAAELPARAFLTYFTSKGAFKKFGFCPQGTIGVWNSLGNAVRRNGDIWLGTPATTIHTANGKVEGVTVLRNGERVRIDTDLVISNAGPKATVALAGGEAFPADYIAKVKNDLRPAANIVINVASREPLINHPGIVTFGKTRRLCNMANLSATCPELAPSGWHLYVAYAVPVPALGDFDSNAEVALALEDLREQFANFDQARILSIRVMRDDWPAQRSCAGYDLPRETGIEGLWCVGDAVKQYGNGGTQACAETAKLVTDAILAARPRLSASRI encoded by the coding sequence GTGGATTCTCAGAGGATCGATGCTGTCGTGATCGGAGCCGGTGCCGGCGGGCTGTGCGCCGCGGCGCGCCTTGCCCATGGCGGGCTGCATACGCTCGTCGTCGACGACAAGGACCGGCTCGGTGGGCGCGCCTCGACCGAGGAGATCGACGGCTTCAAGGTCAATATCGGGGCGATCGCGATCGAGTTCGGTGGCGTGTTCGAGGAAACCTTCCACACCGTCGGCGCCCCGCTCGACATCCGCGCGCCGGAGCCCGCGAGTTCGTTCTTCATCGACGGCAAGGTGATCGATGTCGGCCGCGGCGGCTGGTCGCTGCTGCTCGGCCAGCTGACCAAGCAGGCCTCGCGCATCCTGGAGAAATTCGCCGACGCCCGCTCCGGCAATCTGCCTGACGGGCGGCAATCGACCGAAGACTGGCTGAAGGGCTACACCAGCAATGCCACGGTGCACGCGCTGTTCCGCAATCTCTGCGCGGCGATCTTCGCCTGCAACGCCGCCGAGCTGCCAGCCCGCGCCTTCCTCACTTATTTCACCAGCAAGGGCGCCTTCAAGAAGTTCGGCTTCTGCCCGCAGGGCACGATCGGCGTCTGGAACAGTCTCGGCAACGCTGTCAGGCGCAATGGCGACATCTGGCTCGGAACGCCGGCGACGACGATCCACACTGCCAACGGCAAGGTTGAAGGCGTCACCGTGCTCAGGAACGGCGAGCGGGTGCGGATCGACACCGATCTCGTCATCAGCAATGCCGGACCAAAGGCCACGGTCGCGCTTGCCGGCGGCGAGGCGTTCCCGGCGGACTACATCGCCAAGGTGAAGAACGACCTTCGCCCGGCCGCCAACATCGTCATCAATGTCGCGAGCCGCGAGCCGCTGATCAATCATCCCGGCATCGTCACCTTCGGCAAGACGCGCCGGCTCTGCAACATGGCTAACCTCAGCGCCACCTGTCCGGAGCTCGCTCCATCAGGCTGGCATCTCTATGTCGCCTACGCGGTTCCGGTGCCGGCGCTCGGCGATTTCGACTCCAATGCGGAGGTCGCGCTCGCGCTCGAGGATCTTCGCGAGCAGTTCGCGAATTTCGACCAGGCCAGGATCCTGTCGATCCGGGTGATGCGCGACGACTGGCCGGCGCAACGCAGCTGCGCCGGCTACGATCTGCCGCGCGAGACCGGCATCGAGGGCCTGTGGTGCGTCGGCGACGCGGTGAAGCAATATGGCAATGGCGGCACCCAGGCCTGCGCCGAGACCGCGAAGCTCGTCACCGATGCGATCCTCGCCGCGCGTCCGCGCTTATCGGCCAGCCGGATCTGA
- a CDS encoding ABC transporter ATP-binding protein — MPTTIPHPTPQRAPVAVPQRQGLLEFRNIRIVYDNAIEAIRDVSIAVPEGRIVALLGSNGAGKSTLLKAMSGILYTEEGVIENGSIRFRNDEVHRLAPDELVRRGIVQVPEGRRVFAALTIDENLQMGGYTRTSAEARERRDKVFALFPRLYERRDQIAGYMSGGEQQMLAIGRALMTDPVLLALDEPSLGLAPLIIDRIYEVIARLRDELKMTVLLVEQNAQRALDIADYGYILETGRVVLDGTAARLTANEDVQEFYLGVSSTGRKSLRDVKHYKRRKRWLS, encoded by the coding sequence ATGCCGACGACCATCCCGCATCCGACACCGCAACGAGCGCCAGTCGCCGTGCCACAGCGGCAGGGCCTGCTCGAATTCCGCAACATCCGGATCGTCTACGACAATGCGATCGAGGCGATCCGCGACGTCTCGATCGCGGTGCCCGAGGGTCGCATCGTCGCCCTGCTCGGCTCCAACGGCGCCGGCAAATCGACGCTGCTGAAGGCGATGTCCGGCATCCTCTATACCGAGGAAGGCGTGATCGAGAACGGCAGCATCCGCTTCCGCAATGACGAGGTGCATCGCCTTGCGCCGGACGAACTGGTCCGCCGCGGCATCGTGCAGGTGCCGGAGGGCCGCCGCGTGTTCGCGGCACTCACCATCGACGAGAACCTGCAAATGGGCGGCTACACGAGGACCAGCGCCGAGGCGCGCGAGCGCCGCGACAAGGTGTTTGCGCTGTTTCCGCGGCTATATGAGCGGCGCGACCAGATCGCCGGCTACATGTCCGGCGGCGAACAGCAGATGCTCGCGATCGGCCGCGCGTTGATGACCGATCCCGTGCTGCTGGCGCTCGACGAGCCGTCGCTCGGCCTCGCGCCGCTGATCATCGACCGCATCTATGAGGTGATCGCCCGGCTGCGCGACGAACTGAAGATGACGGTGCTGCTGGTCGAGCAGAACGCGCAGCGCGCACTCGATATCGCCGACTACGGCTACATCCTGGAGACCGGCCGCGTCGTGCTCGACGGCACAGCAGCGAGGCTCACCGCCAACGAGGACGTCCAGGAATTCTATCTCGGCGTCTCCTCCACGGGTCGCAAGAGCCTGCGCGACGTCAAGCACTACAAGCGCCGCAAGCGGTGGTTGTCGTGA
- a CDS encoding ABC transporter ATP-binding protein: protein MTALLTVENLSKRFGGLQAVADVSLRVAPGEICSVIGPNGAGKTTLFNMISGVLRPSGGRISFDGIDLSTISPWKFAAVGIGRTFQNLALFKHGTVVENILTGRHTHLRSTVLDAVWFYGRTRKEEIAARQRVEHIIEFLEIEHIRDAVVGTLSYGQQKRVELARALACEPKLLLLDEMVSGMNQEETEDIARFVLDIRDELGITVVMIEHEMRIVMDISDRIHVLNFGRKIAEGTPGEIRRDPAVAEAYLGSQRADAMAKAGA from the coding sequence GTGACCGCGCTGCTCACGGTCGAAAATCTGTCAAAGCGCTTCGGCGGCCTGCAGGCGGTCGCCGATGTCAGCCTGCGCGTCGCGCCCGGCGAGATCTGCAGCGTGATCGGTCCGAACGGCGCCGGCAAGACCACGCTGTTCAACATGATCTCGGGCGTGCTGCGGCCAAGCGGCGGCCGCATCAGCTTCGACGGCATCGACCTCTCGACGATCTCGCCGTGGAAATTCGCCGCGGTCGGCATCGGCCGCACCTTCCAGAATCTCGCGCTGTTCAAGCACGGCACCGTGGTCGAGAACATCCTGACCGGCCGCCACACCCATCTGCGCTCGACCGTGCTCGATGCGGTGTGGTTTTACGGGCGTACCCGCAAGGAAGAGATCGCGGCACGGCAGCGTGTCGAACACATCATCGAATTCCTCGAGATCGAGCATATCAGGGACGCCGTGGTCGGCACGCTGTCCTACGGCCAGCAAAAGCGCGTCGAGCTCGCCCGCGCGCTCGCCTGCGAGCCGAAGCTATTGCTGCTGGACGAGATGGTCTCCGGCATGAACCAGGAGGAGACCGAGGACATCGCGCGCTTCGTGCTCGACATCCGCGACGAGCTCGGCATCACCGTCGTGATGATCGAGCACGAGATGCGCATCGTGATGGACATCTCCGACCGCATCCATGTGCTGAACTTCGGCCGCAAGATCGCCGAAGGCACGCCCGGCGAGATCAGGCGCGATCCGGCGGTCGCGGAGGCCTATCTCGGCAGCCAGCGCGCTGACGCGATGGCGAAGGCGGGCGCTTGA
- a CDS encoding AMP-dependent synthetase/ligase yields MSTLDSLRTAHPPLQASAPRNPPATGADALQAALADAAITIPQLLRQRATMHGEAMALREKDYGIWNPYSWRHYYDTARAVALGLLSLGIKPGDRIAIAGENTPEWFYADLGAQMIGAVAVGIYPTNPWVELQYIVKHSGARIVVTGDQEQTDKVLDAMAGNGGLPDLEAIVCIDMKGLRHYRQSELMSFAALCERGRAYAQQNPEADATLDRLISQGAPDDVCILVYTSGTTGPPKGAMLTHRNLVYAAHAYARTVGIADKPFEAVSYLPLCHVAERCYGTVTHLVLGGTVSFAESIDTVAINIREIAPTFFVGVPRIYEKLQQGFLFRLGESGRLRQSFTRACLAWGRTLSDRRQTGNDNWLDRAAYGLLYLLMFRNLQRHLGFAHSRHRLCAGASISPETLRFFDIIGRPVSQGYGLTESGGVAFIQTESHHRIGGCGVPLPQTEWKCDTDGEILLRNPGVFKGYFLDENASTASLEQGGWLRTGDIIEILDNGEIAVVDRKKAIIITAGGKNIAPSEIENALKDSEFIKEAIVVGEAKKYLGAIIQVDYDNVGRWARDRALAYTNYKSLSQLPEVNELVERVVNETNKRFARVENIRRFAILEKELDHDDGELTATQKVRRAMIEKKFARELAIIYRAEG; encoded by the coding sequence ATGTCGACGCTGGACAGCCTGCGCACCGCTCATCCGCCGCTGCAAGCGAGCGCGCCGCGCAACCCGCCGGCGACCGGCGCCGACGCGTTGCAGGCTGCGCTTGCGGATGCCGCCATCACCATCCCGCAACTGCTGCGACAGCGCGCCACCATGCACGGCGAGGCGATGGCGCTGCGCGAGAAGGACTACGGCATCTGGAATCCCTATTCCTGGCGGCACTATTACGACACCGCGCGCGCGGTGGCGCTCGGCCTGCTCTCGCTCGGCATCAAGCCGGGCGACCGGATCGCCATCGCCGGCGAGAACACGCCGGAATGGTTTTACGCCGATCTTGGTGCGCAGATGATCGGCGCGGTCGCGGTCGGCATCTATCCGACCAATCCCTGGGTCGAGCTGCAATATATCGTCAAGCATTCGGGCGCCCGCATCGTCGTCACCGGCGACCAGGAGCAGACCGACAAGGTGCTGGATGCGATGGCGGGCAACGGCGGCCTGCCGGATCTGGAGGCCATCGTCTGCATCGACATGAAGGGCCTACGGCATTACCGGCAATCGGAGCTGATGTCGTTCGCCGCATTGTGCGAGCGCGGCAGGGCCTACGCGCAGCAGAACCCGGAGGCCGACGCCACGCTCGACCGCCTGATCAGCCAGGGCGCGCCCGACGACGTCTGCATCCTCGTCTACACCTCGGGCACGACGGGTCCGCCCAAGGGCGCGATGCTGACCCATCGCAATCTCGTCTACGCCGCCCATGCCTACGCCAGGACCGTCGGCATTGCCGACAAGCCGTTCGAGGCGGTGAGCTATCTGCCGCTGTGCCACGTCGCGGAGCGCTGCTACGGCACCGTGACGCATCTCGTACTCGGCGGCACCGTCTCGTTCGCCGAATCGATCGACACGGTCGCAATCAACATCCGCGAGATCGCGCCGACCTTCTTCGTCGGCGTGCCCCGCATCTATGAGAAGCTGCAGCAGGGCTTTCTGTTCCGCCTCGGCGAGAGCGGCCGGCTGCGCCAGAGCTTCACCAGGGCCTGTCTCGCCTGGGGCCGCACGCTGTCCGACCGTCGACAGACCGGCAACGACAATTGGCTCGATCGTGCCGCCTACGGGCTGCTTTATCTCCTGATGTTCCGCAATTTGCAGCGCCATCTCGGCTTCGCCCACAGCCGGCACCGGCTCTGCGCCGGCGCCTCGATCTCGCCGGAGACGCTGCGCTTCTTCGACATCATCGGCCGCCCGGTGTCGCAAGGCTATGGGCTCACCGAGAGCGGCGGCGTCGCCTTCATCCAGACTGAAAGCCATCATCGGATCGGCGGCTGCGGCGTACCGCTGCCGCAGACCGAATGGAAGTGTGACACCGACGGCGAGATCCTGCTGCGCAACCCGGGCGTCTTCAAGGGCTACTTCCTCGACGAGAACGCCTCGACCGCCTCGCTGGAACAAGGCGGCTGGCTGCGCACCGGCGACATCATCGAGATATTGGACAATGGCGAGATCGCCGTGGTCGACCGCAAGAAGGCGATCATCATCACCGCCGGCGGCAAGAACATCGCGCCGTCCGAGATCGAGAACGCGCTGAAGGATTCCGAGTTCATCAAGGAAGCGATCGTGGTCGGCGAGGCCAAGAAGTATCTCGGCGCCATCATCCAGGTCGATTACGACAATGTCGGCCGTTGGGCACGCGACCGGGCGCTCGCTTACACCAACTACAAATCGCTGTCGCAGCTTCCCGAAGTGAATGAGCTGGTCGAGCGCGTCGTCAACGAGACCAACAAGCGGTTCGCGCGGGTCGAGAACATCAGGCGGTTCGCCATCTTGGAAAAGGAGCTCGACCATGACGACGGCGAGCTGACCGCCACGCAGAAGGTACGTCGCGCCATGATCGAGAAGAAGTTCGCCCGCGAGCTCGCGATCATCTACCGGGCGGAGGGCTGA
- a CDS encoding branched-chain amino acid ABC transporter permease, with translation MQYLIQLLISGLAIGAIYGLIAMGFAVIYKSTGLVNFAQGEMTMITAYIAWTISTTVSGNVFVVAVGAILAAVLLGLIIERLVMRPMLGEPVFATVMVTIGLAVILRSAINFIWDAYPHGLDIGMGRGIVHLGGIGVRAGQIAVIATLLLLLAAIWAFFRYSKVGVAMRAVAADDRTALLMGISATRVHALAWAASSVIAGIGGVFFALSYDLSPAMFQLGLKAFPATILGGLDAVLGSGVGGLLIGITENLAGGYIGSGMKEVAGFAMIIIVLMIRPFGIFGERDIERV, from the coding sequence ATGCAGTATCTGATCCAGCTGCTGATCTCGGGGCTCGCGATCGGCGCGATCTACGGCCTGATCGCGATGGGCTTCGCGGTGATCTACAAGTCGACCGGGCTGGTGAATTTCGCCCAGGGCGAGATGACCATGATCACCGCCTATATCGCCTGGACGATCTCGACCACGGTCAGCGGCAATGTGTTCGTCGTCGCGGTGGGCGCGATTCTCGCCGCTGTTCTGCTCGGGCTCATCATCGAGCGGCTCGTGATGCGGCCGATGCTGGGCGAGCCGGTATTCGCGACCGTGATGGTCACGATCGGGCTCGCCGTGATCCTGCGCTCCGCCATCAACTTCATCTGGGACGCCTATCCGCACGGCCTCGATATCGGCATGGGCCGCGGCATCGTGCATCTCGGCGGCATCGGCGTGCGCGCCGGGCAGATTGCCGTGATCGCGACGCTGCTTCTGCTGCTCGCCGCGATCTGGGCGTTCTTCCGCTACAGCAAGGTCGGCGTTGCGATGCGCGCGGTCGCGGCCGATGATCGCACCGCGCTGTTGATGGGCATCAGCGCAACAAGAGTTCATGCGCTGGCCTGGGCCGCGTCTTCGGTGATCGCCGGCATCGGCGGGGTGTTCTTCGCGCTGTCCTATGATCTATCGCCGGCGATGTTCCAGCTCGGGCTGAAGGCGTTTCCGGCCACCATCCTGGGCGGCCTCGACGCCGTGCTCGGCTCCGGCGTCGGCGGCCTCCTGATCGGCATCACCGAAAACCTGGCCGGCGGCTATATCGGCTCCGGCATGAAGGAGGTCGCGGGCTTTGCCATGATCATCATCGTGCTGATGATCCGCCCGTTCGGCATCTTCGGCGAACGCGACATCGAGAGGGTGTGA
- a CDS encoding branched-chain amino acid ABC transporter permease, with amino-acid sequence MRTGDYKQSYGELVALIDSPPVWLWSAVLLLALIAAPHLLNSYALSFLMIILITVTGALGLNILTGYTGLISLGHVGFLVTGAYAYAVLVSKYHMPPSVGFLGAGVVPALASLIVGAPSLRLKGLYLAITTLAFSFIINTVILEMRWLTNGARGIQVQRPEIFGISFDGDAAFTYLCLGIAGLTLFATLNIRRSRIGRAFVAIRDNDTAARVMGINLHAYKLFAFITSAFITGIAGALYGIYLSFVSVEGFPFLLSIEALAILIVGGLGSALGAVLGTILIVLLPEATRIVFSLFSAQMDATFTTGAQELKSMLYGLVIILFLRFQPRGLVGAWHDIRRTWVHWPLRY; translated from the coding sequence ATGCGGACCGGCGATTACAAGCAGAGCTATGGCGAACTGGTCGCGCTGATCGATTCCCCGCCGGTGTGGCTATGGTCGGCGGTGCTGCTGCTGGCGCTGATCGCGGCACCTCACCTGTTGAACTCCTACGCGCTGTCGTTCCTGATGATCATCCTGATCACGGTGACCGGCGCGCTCGGACTCAACATCCTGACCGGCTACACCGGCCTGATCTCGCTCGGCCATGTCGGCTTCCTCGTCACCGGCGCCTATGCCTATGCGGTGCTGGTGTCGAAATATCACATGCCGCCGTCGGTCGGTTTCCTCGGCGCCGGCGTAGTGCCGGCGCTGGCGAGCCTGATCGTCGGCGCGCCGTCGCTGCGGCTCAAGGGACTTTACCTCGCCATCACTACGCTCGCCTTCTCCTTCATCATCAACACCGTGATCCTGGAGATGCGCTGGCTCACCAACGGCGCGCGCGGCATCCAGGTGCAAAGGCCGGAGATCTTCGGCATCAGCTTCGACGGCGATGCCGCCTTCACCTATCTCTGCCTCGGCATCGCGGGGCTGACGCTGTTCGCCACCCTCAACATCCGCCGCAGCCGGATCGGCCGCGCCTTTGTCGCGATCAGGGACAACGACACCGCGGCCCGCGTCATGGGCATCAACCTGCATGCCTACAAGCTGTTCGCCTTCATCACCTCGGCGTTCATCACCGGCATCGCCGGCGCGCTCTACGGCATCTATCTGTCCTTCGTCAGCGTCGAGGGCTTTCCGTTCCTGCTCTCGATCGAGGCGCTGGCGATCCTGATCGTCGGCGGGCTCGGCTCGGCGCTCGGCGCGGTGCTCGGCACCATCCTGATCGTGCTGTTGCCGGAGGCGACACGGATCGTGTTCAGCCTGTTCAGCGCACAGATGGACGCGACCTTCACGACCGGCGCGCAGGAGCTGAAGAGCATGCTCTACGGCCTCGTCATCATCCTGTTCCTGCGCTTCCAGCCGAGGGGGCTGGTCGGCGCCTGGCACGACATCAGGCGGACCTGGGTGCACTGGCCGCTGCGCTACTAA
- a CDS encoding ABC transporter substrate-binding protein: MIKHLAAASLLLSAACLAISPAAAADPGITDSEILIGDVEPLTGPPALLGVAASIGHKIAIAEANAAGGINGRKIKYVLEDDGYVTARTIQGVKKVIDVDKVFAMLGISGSGQSIAVMPVLEKSGIPTVIDVAPVKFLWEPPRKNVFVVGQSYEEGIIHLVNFLADKNPGKKWGLITQDDDYGITVRDGFDSVVKAKKLNVVYSGNYKKGQQDFSSDMLQLKDSGAEVFLAGGIIAENIAMTKELEKLNIKPVTGIFWPGRIEPVLKLMGPAGDRIYAVDYVEPFAGTAGKAFLEKAKPLVSEAEFKGINRYTMTGYAAARVLIAAIERCGKQPTWACTISELEKTKNVETGVMAPISFGPGVRFSNQKLQIMQADAATLSFKPVE; the protein is encoded by the coding sequence ATGATCAAACACCTGGCAGCGGCCTCGCTGCTGCTTTCCGCGGCCTGTCTTGCGATCAGTCCCGCTGCTGCCGCCGACCCCGGGATCACCGACAGCGAGATCCTGATCGGCGACGTGGAGCCGCTGACCGGCCCGCCGGCGCTGCTCGGCGTCGCCGCCTCGATCGGCCACAAGATCGCGATCGCCGAAGCCAACGCCGCCGGCGGCATCAACGGCCGCAAGATCAAATATGTGCTGGAGGACGACGGCTACGTCACCGCGCGCACCATCCAGGGCGTCAAGAAGGTGATCGACGTCGACAAGGTCTTCGCGATGCTCGGCATCTCCGGCTCGGGCCAGTCGATCGCGGTGATGCCGGTGCTGGAGAAGTCCGGCATCCCGACCGTGATCGACGTCGCGCCGGTCAAATTCCTGTGGGAGCCGCCGCGCAAGAACGTGTTCGTGGTCGGCCAATCCTACGAGGAAGGCATCATCCACCTCGTCAACTTCCTCGCCGACAAGAACCCCGGCAAGAAATGGGGCCTGATCACCCAGGACGACGATTACGGCATCACGGTGCGCGACGGCTTCGATTCCGTGGTCAAGGCCAAGAAGCTGAACGTCGTCTACAGCGGCAACTACAAAAAGGGCCAGCAGGACTTCTCGTCCGACATGCTGCAGCTGAAGGATTCCGGCGCCGAAGTGTTCCTGGCCGGCGGCATCATCGCCGAGAACATCGCGATGACAAAGGAGCTCGAGAAATTGAACATCAAGCCGGTGACCGGCATCTTCTGGCCCGGCCGTATCGAGCCGGTGCTGAAGCTGATGGGTCCGGCCGGCGACCGCATCTACGCGGTCGACTATGTCGAGCCGTTCGCGGGCACCGCCGGCAAGGCGTTCCTCGAGAAGGCCAAGCCGCTGGTGTCGGAGGCCGAGTTCAAGGGCATCAACCGCTACACCATGACCGGCTATGCCGCCGCGAGGGTCTTGATCGCGGCAATCGAGCGCTGCGGCAAGCAACCGACCTGGGCCTGCACCATCTCGGAGCTGGAGAAGACCAAGAATGTCGAGACCGGCGTGATGGCGCCGATCAGCTTCGGTCCCGGCGTGCGCTTCTCCAACCAGAAGCTGCAGATCATGCAGGCCGATGCCGCGACGCTCAGCTTCAAGCCGGTGGAGTGA